The genomic stretch gGCCTTCAATGGGAAGAAGCCTAGTGGGTActttgcagcagccttgcATGCCGGAAGAATCTCGGCTTTTGCTGGAGTTTGTCATTCATGCAGAATGGATGTCAATCTTGCTTAAATGCAATAGAAGACAATTGGCATTCACGAGATTTGTAATTGTATCTGATAATTGCTTTTCCAAGAGGTATATATTGAATTGGTTATAGAATTACTCTTTTGTACGCTATTGATATAGACTCCAAgcaaataagaaataaataaagcaATCGGCCAAACTTGAACAATAAAGAATCGAACTGACATTAACTTGGCGCCCAACAAATGGCTCGATATTGCCATATGGTGTTTTACGTGGCCTGCCAGTATACCTTGCGCCGGAAACGCCTCCCTCGCCTGCCCACTGATCTACAACGTGAACTGCATCAACGTGATTTGGAGTGCCTTTGCTCCATGGAAACCAACCGAGAGTCTTACTGCTCGGGGGATGCTCAAGCAGGCGGTGTGCTGGCCTTTTTGGGCTCCGCCTCGTCCTTTTCTTGATCAATCTCCATTGCATCTGCGGGCGGctccgtcttctctttcgtATCGGATGATGCCTCGGGAGACTTCTCTGGCTCAGCCTCTGAAGGCTTTGATTCTTCTTCGGTAGCTGGTTTttcggcagcggcatcagcaaCGTCGGCATCAGCTTCGGCAGCGGCTTCGGGGCCGGCTTCGGGGGCAGCTTCGGGGGCAGTTTCAGCTTCAatttcggcttcggcttcagtttcagcttcagcagtggcagcagcttcggtAGTGGCGTCGGCAGCTGGCTCAGACTTCTCTTTTGAACTCTCctttggctcttcttctgctaCGGGGCTCTTGCTGGGAACCCGCTCGGGAGCTGGTTCAGGTTCAATCTGCTCTTCCTTGAtagccttttcttccttgggCTCCGAATCGTCGGCCATGCCAAcgtcaccatcatcatctaccttgtccttttctttgtcgctgtccttttcttgttcgcTTTCTTTCTCCGCCTCTTTGTCCTTTTCAGGCTCGTTGGGCTCGTTGGGCTCGTTAGGCTCTGTCTCCTTATCCAAAGCCATCTTTTCTTGGTCGGCTGCAAAGTCTTCAATGGTATCGTCGTTAACATCTTGGGTTTCCTCTGCGGCTGGCGCTTCAGGAGCGCCGCCATTAGTGGCTGCGGCGGGGGAGGCCCGTTCGCTGTCATCTTCCTTGTCGCCTGTACGGTAATCGTTAAAGGTTCTTTTATTGCCGTTAGCACGGGTGGCTCCGTTTGCGCGGGCCatttcatcgtcgtcgctaGGCTCAAATTCATTCTCATGCTCGACACGCTTATCCCAGCGATGTTGAGTCATTCGGACGtctttgttttcatcttcgtccatgTCATCCAGTTcggcctcctcttcatcagtcATGCCACCAAATGGCTTCCGAGGAACATCTTGCATCTGAACCGACGGGGCCGGGCCGGTGTGGCGGAGGTTATCAatgacagcagcagtaatCTTCTCCAGATACTCTCTGCTGTTGGAGTTTTCCATGTTAGATGACCTAACATTTAGCTCAAAATCAGGAGCATAATACTAGTAGCCGTATTAGCACAAAACACTCTAAATCATGACAAAAGGACAACACATGGACCAACCTCGTAATACTCGTTGTATGGAAGGGTCCGGTCCATCTCTTGACCAACCAGGACACCCGTCTCAAATGCCCACGTTCGGGCAACATTACGCATGGTGTAGCCGCCTCCACCAAGCACCAGAGTAGGCAAGTTGAAGCTCTTGACAAAGTTGACACAGTTGGCGTGACCATCCATGCTCAGGTTGAAGGCACCCAGACGATCTCCAGACAGACTGTCTCCACCACATTGCAGTACGACAGCCTCGGGCTGGAAGTATTTCATGACGTTCTCAATGACAGGCTCGAAGATGGATTTGTACGAGTCGTCGGTGATACCGTCGCGGAGAGGGAAGTTGACAGCGTAGTTTTTGCCTtggccaatgccaatgtCGCGAAGCTCGCCGGTTCCGGGGAAGTATTCGCCGTATTTGTGAAATGAGACGGTCATGACACGATCGGTGGTGTAGAAagcctcttcaacgccatcaccGTGGTGAACGTCAATGTCGATGTAGAGCACACGCTTCATAAATCGAAGGAGTTCGAGGATTCCGAGGACGATGTCTGCCAGTCAATGATTAGGTTATATGGATTACACGGCGATGTGGATTCTGGATTCGTAGGAGAAGGGATAATAATGTAGGAAAGGGCTTACCATTCACGTAGCAGAAGCCACTGGCTTCGCATTTTTTCGCGTGGTGTAGACCGCCAGCCCAGTTGATAGCGATGTCGCATTTTTGCCGATTGAGACGCGCTGCGCCCTCCATACTGCCGCCCGCACTGATGCCGCAGAATTCAAACAGGCCGTCGAAAACGGGGCAATCGTCACCGACGTTGTATTTTCCCTGCTCTCGCATGTAGCTATCCATGTTGTCGGGGGTAACCTTTTTGCAGGAAATCGATGTAATCGTCGGTATGGAATTGGGTCATTTCGCCGCGGGTAGCCGGTTTGGCGCGCTGTTGTCCTGTCAGTAAATATCAAAAATCGCATTCGACACTGTCATTGTGCCAAGGTGTTGCGATGACAAGAGGCTTATGGCCGACATACGTaaatctccatcttctgaTACAGATTATACTGCATAATCAGACTATGGGCCAGTCGAATTCGATGAGGCTTCATGGGATGGCCGGTGACATAGGCGTAGTTTCCAATGTCAGAATCGTAAAAGTAGGCGACTTTCTTCGGCGATGACCCATTGAGGGCCACCGAGCCGAGTCCCGACATGGTGGTGTCGCCCATGAGGAAAAGCTGTAACGCTGGGCTGCTTTGCTTGTAAGAGGTCGAGAAGCGCCGGTCGGCAGGGTGTGGCTGATGCTACTCTtggcgagaaaagagagtagcaaagaaatgaaaagaatcCAAAACTGGATGAATTAGCAATGCGAGTAATCGGTCAAAAGGATTTTCGCATAGCTGCGTTGACGGTGGTGATGTGAAAGAAAGCTGAGTATAAGTTGGCAGCAGTGGAAAGCCGATTAACTTTCGGCAAGGGAAGCGCGGCGGCCAAGCAGAGAGACCGCTGGCTGGCGAGCACAAGCGGATAAATATTGGGGCGGCAAGGCTGCGAATCTGGGTTGATCCACTAAAGTCTTGGAAAAAGTTTAGCAATGGCGTCTGATTGGCTTGTCTATTGCCGAAAAGACGCAGCCGGGCAAGGCTTGATGGTTTCTATCTTGGCTAACGTAAGCGTGGCCAGTCGAACGGAACGCTTTCACGTGATGTGATTATTCAGCTTCCACCCTTGTAGCAGGCTGCCGAGAAACTGCGTCAACGGTCATTGCTTGATACCAGCAGCTAGCTACTAGAGGGGCCCAAACACCAAGTTAGGAACACGCAAACAACACACACATACGCCTCTCCCTGCCACTTCTACAGCTCTCCCAATACGGTTTTCCTTACAATTTTCTTCACACATTTCATCTATACCGATAGCTACAAGCACATTTCACGACCTTGAACATGGAGCGATTTAGGAGTTTGTtgggcggcggtggcatGGGTTTGGGAGGAGTTACTCCAGGCACGGTAAGCTTTGGATCAGCTGGAATTGCATTGCTTGGACGCAGCTATATCCCCTCTAGCTGGAGCAAGCCGCATGGCCGAAATCAACTGCGATATTCGTTGCTAACGGGTGTCGTTATTACAGGATAACATAAGCTTGATCGATAACTCAGAGACAGTCTACATCTCATCCTTAGCcctgctgaagatgctccGACACGGCCGAGCAGGTGTGCCGATGGAAGTAATGGGTCTCATGCTGGGCGAGTTCGTCGACGATTTCACAGTCAAGGTCATGGACGTGTTTGCCATGCCCCAGAGCGGAACTGGTGTCAGTGTTGAAGCCGTCGATCCCGTATTCCagaccaagatgatggataTGCTGCGGCAAACTGGAAGGTAAGCTGCCAAGAACCGTATATGGCTGGCCTGGAAGATCTCTAGAAGGAGAAGGTTAAATTATGTCGTGGCTGGGGCTAACAGAGACGTATAGACCGGAGGCTGTCGTCGGATGGTACCACTCGCACCCTGGATTTGGCTGCTGGCTTTCTTCTGTTGACATCAATACTCAGCAGTCGTTTGAGCAGCTGAATCCCCGTGCAGTGGCTGTCGTTGTCGATCCTATACAGTCGGTGAAAGGCAAGGTCGTCATTGATGCTTTCCGGCTCATCAATCCACAGCTCCTCATGATGGGTCAGGAACCCAGACAGAGTACAAGCAACCTTGGACATTTGAACAAGCCGTCCATCCAGGCTTTGATCCACGGACTCAACCGACACTACTACTCGATTGGCATCAACTACCGCAAGACGGCACTAGAAGAGAATATGCTCATGAACCTCCACAAGCACGTATGGACGGAAGCTCTAGAAATGGACGATTTCCGGACAGAGGGacagaagaacaaggagcGTCTGGAGAGACTAGTCAGCCTGGCAGATGGCTATGAGAAGAGAGTCAAGGAGGAGACTGAGCTGACTaaggagcagctcaagaccCGCTACGTTGGCAAGCTGGACCCCAAGAAGCACTTGGAGGATGTGGGCCAGGAGCTGATTGAGGACAACATTGTGTCGGTGTCGAGGCAGATGATTGACAAGgaggcgacgatgccaaagaagaacgGGGCACTGGGAGCAGCGGCCCAATCGAGTGAGGACcagatggagacggaggaggAGTTATAAGGGAGGATCAAACCAGGGAGAGCAACCATTACCACGGCTTCTTTCGCACTACTTGgagctactgctactgcatATAACAAAGGTGGTGGTAGTTGGGCAGCACTTGGGAAATACTTGGGAACAGAACCGTAATATTTGTTTTtaaaaaatgaaaataaaaactaaacTGCTGCTAAAATGAAGCTTGGAATGACACGAACGGGTCCTTGGGGCGGTGACGGTGTATCAGACAACATGCTGATATATGTTGGGGCGGTGGCTGGTCATATGGTGGTTGTTGCGTGACCATGAGCGAATAGTAGTGTCCGCGTGCGTGTAGTGTAGTGTTACCAGCTGGTTCGTATGAGAGAGGATAGCCAAGCGTCACAGGAGACAAAATGATGGCAGAAATATCATGTTAGGATTTATTTctagcaaaagaaaaaaaaaacaagcatcGACTTTGTGTTTCGGGAGCGGGAGGAGGTCCATTACGTGCTGGTGCCTCCACGCCGGTTCGTGCTTAGGCGGTGGCATCAGTCTTGTCACGTTGTCGAGTTGGGATTTCGACCTTGGACCCCTGCACCTGAGGGCTTGAAGCCGTAGTCGGGCAGCACGATGCTGACATGTCACTACCTTGTTTGCAGGCAAATTACTGCTGTCGATGCCGCCTTTCCTTGTCTCTTGGTACACTATTTGattcagcagcagtagcaataGCAATAGCCCAGGCTATATCTAGAGTGCTACATGACAGACttgggtgctggataactttcTCCATCTTATATCAAAGTGCTGCGAGGACAGACAACTACCGCAGTTGTAGGCACGAAGAAAGCGTAATTGCTTGGCGGTGGAAGCATCTGCATTCCGAGGTAACGCATATGAAAAATGAAATGGCAAGGATGGGGCAATACCCTGTCAAGTTTTGCTCACAcagaagcagctgcttccaAAGGCAGCATGATACTGTTGATCCATTCCGTATAAGTCGGTGTATCCCGCGTGTGAGTGCTTTGCGCAACGCCCATATCCATCCAAGTCGGTATGCCCACGCACTCACTTGTACACACACTCGCACTCGCACATGTTGAACCCCCAACGAAAGCCGTACCAACAAGTCGAAGGAAGAAGTGATGACATATTACTTGGTACtacaaagagaaaataagACATGTTacgttttttctttttttttttctcgtttgcCATTTGCTCAAGACAGGGCAACACAAATCCCACGCCATCTACGGTCTCGCTTGGGGCCTGTGGTCCAACTTGGCATCAGTCACACGGGCGGTTTTTTTGGCATCAGCCGGTGCTTGGTTCGATTGGGCTCTAACAAGCGGTCTCAGCGGTCTCAGCCCTCCCAAGCCAAGTCGACCCCTCGGGCTCGACCCCTCCTTCATGTCATGCTGTCTTGATTTGTCccctgaagaagaggcgcgCATGAGCCCTGGCAAACACGCAGCGGCCGGGGTCCCAATCAGTGGACAGACGTGCGGTGTGTCTCGCAGCCCGTGGAGGCGCCACAGGGATAGAGGCCTGGAGGACTAGAGGATAGGATAGAGGCGACGAGGCCCCACGGCGGCGCCCCAGCAGCGACAGGCCACAGTCTCAGATGACGGGCTCGTTGGACGCTGATTCATCCCGGCCTTTTTTGGTGGGTGCGGCGGTGGATATGCAGAGGGTGCTGCGGAGGGAGGAGCCCCAGCGCGGACTCGATGGCTTGACTGGCTCTTTGGGCGAGCTGGCTGCAGCTACTAAATGCGCACGGCAGGGCTAGCACTGGAACTAGCAGCGCTGAGGGCTGCGACATATGCagatgcaaatgcaaatgcagatgcagatgcagcccgaagaagacgaggaagaagagcagaagaagcagcggcaAGCGCAGGGAAATcacgaagaaaagagagacattTGAGAAATTGGCTACCCAGGCAGTTACAGTAGACGGTTACGGCACTTATGTATAAAGATGGAACTGCATGCGAGTGCTAATGCCGGGCAGCAATTCCCGTCTCCATCTGCTAGCACTCTTTAGcggttgcagcagcaggcattTCAGCGGAGCCCTCCCCCAGCAGGTGCATGAGCGGCGGCGCACCAACAACAATCAGAAATTGAGCCAGGCGTCGAATTAATATCATCAGCTGTGGCGGCAAACGCCAAACGCCATGGACGTGGACGTGGACGTGGACGCGGTGGTTGCACTGGACATCGTGGATTGGACGCGTTGACCAGTGGTGGCACTAGAGACTGGCGACGAGCAGTATTCGCGCTGCCTCGTGTTTGTAAGCGTGCAACTTGTAAACGACGGAGAGCGAATCGCAAGTCTGGGTCCGGCAGCAGGCCTGTGGATTGGGTACCTACTTGCAGGCTCTTTGTATACAGTGTGTcagtggctgcagctgcaggggTCGCGGCGCAGCATTGCATTCACGCTTCcattttcttcaacttcgaCGTCCGCTTCAATTCTTGGTCTCGTCGCCCATGaattgcgctgctggcgattCCTGCGCGAGTGTCCCATCGCTGTCCGCTGCGCCCTCTATGGGCAACGGCCCCCCCCCATGCGCGCACCACGCATCACGCACTCGCCCATACCTATACTGTACATCTCGAGGCCCTCGACTGCATTTACACGATAGCGCTGTGGCCGCGGCATCGGTTAACGCAGGAGATCCGCCGCGAGCCCCTgtttgccgccgctgctgtcatcgccgctgccatcACCTGCACCTGCAGGAGCCACCacaacaaagaacaaaaaaatagCATCGCATCATCGCCTCTCCTCCCCTGCTCCGCAGTCTGGGGCGCCGGCATCTCGTGCGTCGGCTGATGCGAATTCCTCGAATACCACCGTTGCTACCTTCATACACCAGTAATCGGCAGGCAACAGAAGGAACTGTTGGCGGTTCCAACGGCTACTGGTTACGGCCGCTATAACTCGTACCGTAGTAGGCCTACCTCAGACTCGACCTATATCTGCGTGTGCATCTTCGACTCTTCCGGcttccaccaccatcaccaccgttACCACCACAATTACCAACCGACGTCGTGGTGGCCGCGGTGGTGCTGGCAGTGGACGGTGGCCAGAGGCTCTTACGCCAGCATTGTCCCCAGAATCAGCCATCGGCATCCGCGTGAATTGAAGTCGCAAACGCAAACGCAAACTCAGTCGCAATCGAGCCCGAGTCCGGACCTGGACCCGGAATCAAACGCCgtcgccatgatggacgTCGACACCGTCAACGAGGTCATCGAGTGCGTCGGCCGCCTCTTTGACCACATCCCCTACGCCGTTTGTGGTACCGCCGCCCTCATCTACTACGGCTACCGCTCCTACTTTCCCGACCACATCAGCATCACCTGTCCCGAAGAGTCCAAGGAAGCCATTCGCTGCTGGGCGCTGGCCAAGGGCATGACACCGTTGCCCGACAATCCCGACGGCTTCAGCGTGCGCGTCGCCAGCGGCCGCACCTGTCCCGTGTGCATCAAGTTCATGAAGAACGGCTTCGAGGCGCTGGAGCGAGTGCGCGTTGGCCCTGGCCAGGCAAGCATGGTGACGTTGCCTAGTATCGCCAACACCATTGCCCGCAGCTACGTCTCTCGCCTACACAACTCGTCCACCGAGCGCCAGGCCCTCTATGCGCGGTACTTGGCCTGGATCTTGAAGCGCATGGCCGAGGTCCCGCCAACCGATCCGATACAGCGCTTTACTCCGGAACGCGCCAAAGACATTATCAATCGATCTTTCTGGATCCCCTTTACTCTCTCTTATCCCGAGACTTTGCCTCTATTTTCCGCTGCCGGCCTCGACATCCCAAGCGATGGCGGATTATTGGACGGGTTAATGGACTGGCAGATTGACGTCCCAAGCGTGCCGGTCCAACGGCCGAGGGCCAGGACGTCCACCAGCCGTTACAACCTCAACAATTCCCATggccgcagccaaagccaaaactTTGCCAATACCTACAACTACAACTATAGCCAGAGCCAGACCCGCCAGAGCCTTCACGACTCGGATCTTTCAGAATCCGAGAATAGCACTACGCCGCCATCTCTCCGTAGGGTCACCAAACGGATACCGAGCTTTCGTCCACTAATGGTACCTTCATTCAACTCACCGGCGAATTCCGATTCAGGATACTCCCATTCCACCGACGGCATGTCACCGcagtttcttcttgcttctccctTCATGTCGCCCACCACCTTCATGTCGCCCACGACAGCTATGGCACCACCGCCGTTTACGAATTATCATCAGAACTATCCCCAGGACTACCATCAGAACTACCATCAACACTATCATCAGAACTACCCTCAGAACTACCATCAAAACTACCATCAGAATTACCATCAGAATTTTCATCAAAATTTCCATCACTTTATGCCCCTCTCTCCTTCCGACTCTACGCCCTTTATCCAACCGTTAGGCCCTCCGCCTACGCCAAGGAGAACACTCTCAACTCGTTCCCGCGACGTAAGACCGTGGATATGAATCAAATGAACACGAATTTCCTTTATTATGCGCTATTTGAGCGTTTGAGATACACACACCCGCACAAACAGCTATTTTACAGCGTTTGGACTCACATTTATACCAATTTAACGTCTGCTTCATCGGCCAATACAAACACCAACCTAGCAGCCAGACAACAAACGATCCAAATCTACTGATTCTGGCAATCTAATTCTGTTCTTTTTGTCATTTTTATCTATTGGGGGTTACCATCTAAATTGACGAGATATCAACTTGACcatgtttttcttttttttaccatgtttcttttctctagGCCGTACCAGATTTTGCTCTTTGTCTCGCTGTCTTTACATTTCATCtcattttatttcttctctctatTCTCACACGACggagttttctttttttgtctttttttttctctctgtgcCAAGATTGGACACGATTTGATGGATACCGGATATGGCAGGCAAGGGGATTATGCACGACATGCATACATGATGCAAGGggcctcctttttttttccctgcttttttttcctaatTATTTAAATGACATTGAAtggaggaaaggaagaaagacgGAAAGAGAAATGATGCCATGGTaattgaagaggaagagaagcaagcaagTCAACAGGAATCGACAAACAACGAAACTACAACAAACAGACACATCGGgattttctttcatttttttacttgttcattttttttcgtctccaGGCCCTTGGGAAAAAACAGGCTCAACAATATCCATACCCCATAGATTGATAGTTTACTGTACaatagaaacaaaaaagggggtGGAGTGCATTGCTAGTCTCAATGCCCAACTACCCACCCACCTATTTGATGaagctttactttttttccctctctcctttcttctcctgaGCAGAGACTTGGGTGAATGAATAGAGTAGGGCACACGTGCAGCGATATGATGAATCTTATTGAGAGGAATAACAAGATAAAGTAGCAGCGTGACAGAACTAAATTTAGGGCGAGACTTTCCAGTAACCTAATTATCCATGGATGTTATTCAGCATTTCAGATACAGCCTTGGTTATGGCCATTACTACTGCTGCAGCTATTACCGCCGTTACCGTTATTATTGCTGGTTGTTATGGGCACCAGACATGATAATCTAATTTCGCATatatactacatgtacagtaACGAACGACAGATGGGGGGCTGGATAACCTGTCACTCCCTGACTTTAACCATGATACACGCCTTCTTTGGACGAAAATCTCCATTTTTACAGTAAATAGCCTAGCATAGAATTAAAAATCATACTCACAACATACCAAAAACTCCCTTACCCATGTATCAGCCATGACTCCCTCCTTATACTGTCCCGACAATACGTATTGCTCCTCAGGcttctcatttctttcaTCTACAAGATATAAGAAGCTGGAtacaaaaataaaagatgatgaaaaaaCACGCTCAAAGCATTTCCCTCCCATTTCCCTCGTTACTCCAATGCGCCTCCTATAATGGCATCAAGCCCGTGTGCGTCTTTATCTGATCCGACGGGCATATTTTTCTTGTCGTAAATTGCGCTCGCCATGCTTGGTTGTAAAATGTCGCGTATAAAGGACTCATCCACGCGAGGCGGCGACGTTCCCCGCCTCACAGATTCGCTCGAGATGGGTGACAAGTCAACGGCAAAAATCCCATCGACGGCAACTTTATCTTCTGGTGTTGCGGGCTTCGATCGCTCAGCCACATTGAGCTTCTACGCTCCCATGACGGGAATCTTCTTGCCTCGCTTGCCTAGCAGCGTTGCGTTGTCAAGGTTGAGCTCAAATGCACCCTTTTGTCGCTGTCGCTCGCGCACTTGCTGTCGTGCAGCAGCGGTCACGGCCGCTGAATGCTGCCCATAGCCTCTTTCATTAGTGgctcgctctcgctcgcgGCCACGAGTATGAGTATTATCATGGTCTTGGATGTTGGCCCTTTGCATCCTCTGCTCTAGAGCCTGAGTTTTGCTGTTGGTATCCTTATCGATGTCCATGTTATCGGCATcgttttcctcttctccttcctcctcatcttcgtcttcttcgttaAGACCGCCCAGAGGTCGACCAGCACCTCCGGCTCGTGCTCCAATCTGGGCCCGTctcatttcctcttctccttgacgaTGAACAGCATAACTGACATCGAAAACTTCGCGGAGATTGACGGCTGCAGGTGATCGGAAATCGTATTTctttccagcttcttcgaaTTGGGCGGTTGCAAATGGCTTGAGCGGCATATCGGGCCTCTTTTCCGTTTTAGGGGTCGGTCCTACTTCTTGGATCCATGGGTGAGCAAGAAACTCTCTGATGGTGTAACGTTTCTCGGGGTCCACGGTCAATAGGTGACTGATCAAATCCTTggcagatgaagagatgcCGTCCCACCAAGGCGACAGGAAGGTGTATTGACCCTTGGCAACCTTTTCCGTCAGAACTTCAATACTTTCGTCGTAGAAAGGCGGGAAGCCACACAGTAACGTGTAGAGAACACAGCCAAGTGCCCACATATCAACCGACTTGGAATATCTCTCATCCTTGACGATCTCGGGTGCAGTGTAGCCAACGGTGCCGCAGGGTGTCATGGTTTGTGTTTCCCACACAATCTTGGAGAGGCCAAAGTCGGCAATTTTGATTTCGCCAATGCCGCCACCTCCATATCCAGGGATGAACTCGCCCTCATCAACCTTGTCCTCATCTCCTGGCTGCTTAGGTTTTGGGTGCTTGGAGGGAATGACGGGTGCCGGGTTGAAGAGGATGTTCTCAGGCTTGATGTCGCTGCAATGCATGTGTCAGCAAAAGCCTGTTTGGGCAAGGGCGAGTATGACGTCAAGGTGGGACTACCCCTGTCCCACCCACCACCATGGCTTGCTTAGAAATGGAAATTGGGGGACTGCTGAAAGAGACTTACCGATGGACAACGCCCTTCTCCTCGTGCAGGTACTCCAGCGCCCTGGCCACTCGGACGATGACATGGCGAGACAGCTCCTCGCTGAAGTAGGTCAATCGTACGATCTGGTGGAACAGCTCGCCACCGGgagccagctccagcacaaTGTAGTAGTACTGCTTGGATTCGGAAAATTCAATGAGCTTGACGATGTTGGGGTGGTCGAGCTGACGCATGATCTGAACCTCTTTCAAGATATTCGAGCGCTAGGCTAGATGTTAGCATCAGTGAT from Trichoderma atroviride chromosome 3, complete sequence encodes the following:
- a CDS encoding uncharacterized protein (BUSCO:EOG092D37Y7~MEROPS:MER0022005), with translation MERFRSLLGGGGMGLGGVTPGTDNISLIDNSETVYISSLALLKMLRHGRAGVPMEVMGLMLGEFVDDFTVKVMDVFAMPQSGTGVSVEAVDPVFQTKMMDMLRQTGRPEAVVGWYHSHPGFGCWLSSVDINTQQSFEQLNPRAVAVVVDPIQSVKGKVVIDAFRLINPQLLMMGQEPRQSTSNLGHLNKPSIQALIHGLNRHYYSIGINYRKTALEENMLMNLHKHVWTEALEMDDFRTEGQKNKERLERLVSLADGYEKRVKEETELTKEQLKTRYVGKLDPKKHLEDVGQELIEDNIVSVSRQMIDKEATMPKKNGALGAAAQSSEDQMETEEEL
- a CDS encoding uncharacterized protein (EggNog:ENOG41) encodes the protein MMDVDTVNEVIECVGRLFDHIPYAVCGTAALIYYGYRSYFPDHISITCPEESKEAIRCWALAKGMTPLPDNPDGFSVRVASGRTCPVCIKFMKNGFEALERVRVGPGQASMVTLPSIANTIARSYVSRLHNSSTERQALYARYLAWILKRMAEVPPTDPIQRFTPERAKDIINRSFWIPFTLSYPETLPLFSAAGLDIPSDGGLLDGLMDWQIDVPSVPVQRPRARTSTSRYNLNNSHGRSQSQNFANTYNYNYSQSQTRQSLHDSDLSESENSTTPPSLRRVTKRIPSFRPLMVPSFNSPANSDSGYSHSTDGMSPQFLLASPFMSPTTFMSPTTAMAPPPFTNYHQNYPQDYHQNYHQHYHQNYPQNYHQNYHQNYHQNFHQNFHHFMPLSPSDSTPFIQPLGPPPTPRRTLSTRSRDVRPWI